Proteins from a genomic interval of Pseudomonas versuta:
- the coaD gene encoding pantetheine-phosphate adenylyltransferase, whose translation MNRVLYPGTFDPITKGHGDLVERASRLFDHVIIAVAASTKKNPLFPLEQRVELAREVTKHLPNVEVVGFSTLLAHFAKEQNANVFLRGLRAVSDFEYEFQLANMNRQLAPDVESLFLTPSERYSFISSTLVREIAALGGDINKFVHPAVADALTERFRKK comes from the coding sequence ATGAACCGAGTGTTGTACCCAGGTACATTTGACCCTATTACCAAGGGCCATGGCGATCTGGTCGAACGCGCCTCGCGCCTGTTCGATCACGTGATCATTGCTGTCGCTGCCAGCACCAAAAAAAACCCGCTATTCCCTCTGGAACAGCGTGTGGAGCTGGCGCGTGAAGTCACCAAGCACCTGCCCAATGTGGAGGTAGTCGGCTTCTCGACACTGCTCGCGCACTTCGCCAAAGAACAGAACGCCAATGTCTTTCTGCGTGGCCTGCGGGCCGTGTCGGACTTCGAATACGAGTTCCAGCTGGCGAACATGAATCGCCAACTGGCCCCCGACGTCGAAAGTCTGTTCCTCACGCCGTCAGAGCGTTATTCGTTCATTTCGTCGACATTGGTGCGGGAAATCGCAGCATTGGGTGGCGATATCAACAAATTCGTTCACCCGGCCGTAGCCGATGCCCTCACCGAGCGCTTTCGCAAGAAGTGA
- a CDS encoding GMC family oxidoreductase encodes MPVPDPFREGMARGWKTRDGSQLDSDLTLEADVVIVGSGAGGGTTAEILSAAGYKVLLIEEGPLKTSSDFKLLEADAYSNLYQEGVGRMSKDGAISILQGRAVGGTTLVNWTSSFRTPAPTLEHWAREHSVAGLSDAEMAPWFEQMEQRLGVAPWRVPPNANNEVIRNGCEKLGYSWDVIPRNVRGCWNLGYCGMGCPTNAKQSMLVTTIPATLEQGGELLYLARAWRLLISGDKVTGLECQAMDNRCVAPTGRTITVKARHYVLAGGGINTPGLLLRSDAPDPHGRVGKRTFLHLVNFSAAQFPAAINPFYGAPQSIYSDHFQWKDGTTGPMGYKLEVPPLHPALAATIFAGFGQTSAGHMAQLPHTHMMLALMRDGFHPDSPGGNVELRSDGSPVLDYRLTPYVWEGLKRALHSMAEIQFAAGASAVMPLHSDARYMNSLARTRDQIDSLSLELYRTRLASAHVMGGCAMGENPQMAVTDSLGRHHQLRNLSVHDGSLFPTSIGANPQLSVYGVTAKLATQLAARLKNP; translated from the coding sequence ATGCCCGTACCTGATCCGTTCCGCGAAGGCATGGCCCGAGGCTGGAAAACCCGGGATGGCTCGCAACTCGACAGCGACCTGACGCTCGAAGCCGATGTAGTGATCGTCGGGAGCGGTGCCGGCGGCGGGACGACGGCCGAGATTCTTAGCGCCGCGGGGTACAAGGTTCTATTGATTGAAGAAGGCCCTCTCAAAACCAGCAGTGATTTCAAACTGCTCGAAGCCGATGCCTACTCGAATCTTTATCAGGAGGGCGTCGGGCGCATGAGCAAAGACGGCGCCATCAGCATCCTCCAAGGGCGGGCAGTGGGCGGTACGACCCTGGTCAACTGGACCTCAAGTTTTCGCACCCCTGCACCCACCCTGGAGCATTGGGCCCGCGAACACTCGGTGGCAGGCCTCAGCGACGCCGAGATGGCGCCCTGGTTCGAGCAAATGGAACAACGTCTTGGCGTCGCACCCTGGCGGGTTCCGCCCAACGCCAATAACGAGGTGATCCGCAACGGTTGTGAAAAGCTCGGCTACAGCTGGGATGTGATCCCGCGCAATGTGCGCGGTTGCTGGAACCTGGGCTATTGCGGCATGGGCTGCCCGACCAATGCCAAACAATCGATGCTGGTGACGACTATCCCCGCAACCCTGGAACAAGGCGGCGAGCTGCTGTACCTGGCCCGCGCCTGGCGGCTGCTGATCAGCGGCGACAAGGTCACAGGTCTGGAGTGCCAGGCCATGGACAACCGCTGCGTGGCGCCCACGGGCCGCACAATAACGGTCAAGGCCCGGCACTACGTGCTGGCCGGCGGCGGCATCAATACCCCCGGCCTGCTGCTGCGATCAGACGCGCCCGACCCCCACGGCCGGGTCGGCAAACGTACGTTTCTGCACCTGGTCAACTTCTCTGCGGCGCAATTTCCTGCTGCCATCAATCCGTTTTACGGCGCCCCGCAATCGATTTACTCCGATCACTTTCAATGGAAAGACGGCACCACCGGGCCCATGGGCTACAAACTCGAAGTACCGCCACTGCACCCGGCCCTGGCCGCCACGATATTTGCCGGCTTCGGCCAAACCAGCGCCGGGCATATGGCGCAACTGCCCCATACCCATATGATGCTGGCGTTGATGCGCGACGGTTTTCATCCCGACAGCCCCGGAGGCAATGTCGAGTTGCGCTCAGATGGCAGCCCGGTACTCGACTACAGGCTCACGCCCTACGTCTGGGAAGGCCTCAAACGCGCCCTCCACAGCATGGCCGAGATCCAGTTTGCGGCAGGCGCCAGCGCCGTCATGCCACTGCACAGTGATGCGCGGTACATGAACAGCCTTGCCCGGACACGTGATCAAATCGACAGTTTGAGCCTTGAGTTGTATCGCACCCGGCTTGCCAGCGCCCATGTGATGGGCGGCTGCGCGATGGGCGAGAATCCGCAGATGGCCGTCACCGACAGCCTTGGGCGTCATCATCAACTGCGCAATCTATCGGTCCACGACGGCTCTTTATTCCCCACCAGCATTGGCGCCAACCCGCAATTATCGGTGTACGGAGTCACGGCCAAACTGGCAACACAGCTGGCCGCACGCCTGAAAAATCCGTGA